GATCGGGGCGGCCGATCAGGGCAGGATCTTCGAGCGCTTCGAGCGCGCGGTGTCGGTGCGCAACTTCGGCGGCCTCGGCCTCGGGCTCTACATCGCACGCTCGATCGTGGCGTCGCACGGCGGATCCATCCGGGTGGAGAGCAAGCCGGGGGCCGGCGCGACGTTCGTGGTGGAGCTCCCGCTGAACCCGCCGGAGGCGGAGGAGCGCGGTGTCGCGCCGGCCTAGCCCTACTTTCTACATTTGTACGCCCCGGGAGCCGCCGCGCTCGCCCGAGTTCCTCGTGGCCCTGGACACTGCAGCCGTGCTCCTTGACCTCCGCGCCCGCGCCACTGCCGAGGAGGGTGGCGCCGAGAGCACACTCCCTCCCCGGCGATGCCTGCGGGCACCGGCGAGCTGTAAGACTTCGGCGGCGATTCCCGGCTAGCGGCCGGCTCGACTATCGGCGCGAGCTTGCTCACCTCTCCGGTGCTGGCGGCAGGCCGAGCAGCCGACCAATCGCCTCGTGAATGACCCGGGCCGCCACCTCATCCCCGAGGGCGACGACGCGGCTCAGCGTGCTGCCGAGCGAGGCGACCACGGCGGCCCGAGGCGACGGGTCAGTCGGCGGGAGCTGCTCAGGCGCAGTCCTGCAAACGCCTATTCGTTGGGCCCGCGTTGGGACGATGGCTTCCGAGGGGGTGCGATCCGTCGTCACGCTCCCTTGAAATCTCGGGGAAAGCGACCGATCGCAACGGTTCGCCCCCGCGAGATCGTCCCGCCAGAGAAACCGGTCGATACCGAGCAGTCGCTGGAACAGGTGCGATTTTCGTCGTTTCCGCCTGTTTCGCCGCCGAAGGCGGCTCCGGTGTGGCCCAACGGGGCGCCCTCCGCCGCCGCGTCGCCCGCGGTGAAGGGCTCGCGGCATCACCGGTCCCACCGTACGGCCACGCTGCACGCGCTGGTTGATATAGAGAACCTTACGCGATCCGCATCCCTCCTGGAAGCGTGACGCTGTATCAGTAACTTATTCATGCATCGAGGGGGCCGCTTTCACTCCACAGCCTGCGGGACGAGGTGACTTCGGTGCCCGAGGCACCCAAGATCATCGAAGAATACTTGCGCTCCGGGGGAGTACCCCTGTGAAGAGGCTTTCAATACGCGTTCTTGCGCAGCGGTACCAGCGAGGTGCCTGGTCCCGGCACCTAAACGGCTCGCCGGCACCGGCACGCTCACGTCAGCCGATGTTCGCCAGAGCAGCGCCTCGAGCCCGAGCAGCCATCCTTGAAACCGGTGACCGGTTTCGAACGCCCGACGCAACTAGTGACTCGTGACGGGATTCTCACGTCGAGCCCGATCGGAGACTTGCCGAGATGCTGGAATATTCTGGTTTCAATCAAGCCCTGCGGAGGAAGCTCTCTGGATTGCGACTGCCCGCGGCCGCGCTCGCGCTCCTTGCTCTAGCCTGTGGCCCCACTCTAGCCTGTGGCTCCGACGGACCGGAGAGCACGGGCTCGCCCGCTGGTGGCACGGGCTCGCCCGCCGATGGCACGGGCTCGCCCGCCGGTGGCACGGGCTCGCCCGCTGGTGGCACGGGCGCGACCGGGAGCGGCGGGACGAACACCGGCGGTAATTCGGGCTCCGGAGGAGGAGGCACGGTAGGAGCCGGCGGTACCTCGGCGAGCGGAGGCGCTTCCGGGTCGGGAGGCGGCTCCGGCGGTCTGGGCGGCGCGACCATGTTCAACGATACCTTTTGTAAAGACACGTCCGGCACTCCCATCTACTCGCAGGGTGGAGGCGTGCTTCAGGTCGGCGACACGTATTACTGGTACGGGGTGCAGTACCGTGGTGCGCGCTCGTACGTCGATAATCCGGTCAAGAACGGCGACACGACATTCGAGGGGATCACCACCTACTCCTCGAAGGACCTCGTGAACTGGAAGCACGAAGCTACGGATAAACCCGCCGACGTGGGGAGTTGGTTCGGGCGGCTGGGCGTCGCGTACAACGAGAACACGCGCAAGTACGTCTTGGTCGCCCAGGCATGGGTCGGTGGTGATGCTAATTCGGTGTATTTCGCGACCAGCGACTCCCCGGCGGGTGGTTTCGTCTACGAGCACGTTCAGGCGAACCCGCCCGGGATCGCCAACGGTGGAACCGGCGACCAAACCATCTTTCAGGACGACGACGGCCAGGCCTATATGATCAGCTCGAGCCAAAAAGGTCGATCGAATCGCTACATCTCGCCGCTGCGAGCGTCCGACTTCCTGCAAGTGGAGCAAGCCATTCCTGTCTATAGGGGCGGCGGCCGCGAGGGGAATTGCATGTTCAAGCACGAGGGGACTTACTATTTCTGCTCCTCGGATTTGCACGGCTGGAACACGTCGGCAACGTATTGCGTCTCTGCCACGAACATTCGCGGACCATGGAGCGAAGAGTTCGTCATGAAGAACACCGAGCTGGACTACAGCCATGTGACGCAAACCGGCTTCTTCGTCCACGTCTACGGCACGGAGCAGACCACGATCATTTACGCGGGAGATCGCTGGGCGGATTTTGCTGGTAATGGGATTGGCTTCAACCAGTGGGTGCCGCTCAGCTTCCGGGGAGGAGAGCCGTACTTTCACTCGCTCAGCGCGTGGACGCTGAATGCGACGACGGGGCGCTGGGCCGTCGCGCTCGAAAACAACTGGGTTCTCAATCCAACGTTCGAGGCGGATCGGATCACGGTCTCGACGCCCGTTGGCTGGTCCGCCAGCAACGGCTCGAACTCCCAGGACGGACGCACGGGCAGATGGTCCTGGCAGCTGAACGGTACGGCGAGCTTGAGCCAGAGCGTAGCGGACCTGCCGAACGGCACCTATACGCTCGAGGTTTGGGCCAAGAGCAATGGTGCGGGAGCGGAGCTCTACATCCAGAACTACGGCGGCGCCGGCAAGATCGCCCCGATTCCCGAGAGCACGAGCTGGAGCCGAGTGACGATCAGCGACATCGCCGTCAGCGACGGCCGCGTCGAGTTCGGCGTGACGAGCAGCGGACAGACCGTGAAGGTGGACGACTTCACCTTGATCGCGGCCAGCGACTGAGGAACTTCTTTCAATGGGTCGACACCAAGCCATGTGGCCGCCAAGGCACTGCTGCGTTGGTGTCGGAGGAAACCGAACATGGCGAGCTTGGCACAGCACGTGCTCTTATTGGCATGCGGCCACTGCGCGCGGGCGATCTCAGCAGAGCCCGCGGGCGCTGGCGAGCGGCAAGGCTCCCGCAGCGGAGTCCACGCGAGCGGCGGGCTCGACGTTCGGCCCAGGCATGCTCACCCCTCCGGTGCCACCGGCAGCCCGAGCAGCCGACCGATCGCCTCGTGAACGACCCGGGCCGCCACCGCATCTCCGAGGGCGACGGCGCGGCTCAGGGTGCTGGCGAGCGAGGCGACCACGGCTTCCCGAGGCGACGGCTCGGTCAGGGCAAGCTCCCCAGGCCCGGCGTTTGACATTTGGGCCCGGGTTGGGCCCATGCCGTCCGAGGGGGTGCGATCCGTCATCACACGCTGCCAAAATCCCGGGGCAGGCGACGGCTCGCACCGGTTCGCCCCCGCGGAACAGTCCCGCCAGAAACACCGGTGGATGGCGAGCGGTTGCTGGAAACAGTAGCGATTCTCATGGCTTCCGCCTGTTTCGCCGCCGAGGGCGGCTCTGGTGTGGCCCAACGGGGCGCCCTCCGCCGTCGCGTCGCCCGCGGTGAAGGGCCCGCGGCATCACCGATCGGGGTCGGCGCCTGGCCTGGCGGCGCAGCGCCGCGGGATTCTCCTTCGCTCGCCGCCCTGTTGTCGGGCCCCTCGATGCGCTGCCGCCTGTTTCGGGATCGTGCCTGCGTGCCCGCACTCTGCCAGCCCAACGTTGAATTGACCTGCGGCGCGAAGCGCCGTCAGGTCCAATTCTGTGTTGGGCGGTGCCTGGTCGCGCATCATGGGATCAGACATCCGAGAGCCGCCTCTTGCCGGGCTGAGAGCCGCCGCTCGCCGCAGCAGCGGTCGTGGTCGCGCCGTACCTCTCCGCCATGGCGCCGCCAGGTCCCGCCGGCTTTCGTCCCGCTGAATTCCCCGCGGAGCACGAGCGGCCCGTGTTTCGCTTGCAGCCGCCGGGATTCTCACCCAAGCGGAGTCTCGGCCGCTGTCGGCGCGTCCAAGGACCTTGCGGCCAGCGCCGCACGCGTGCGCGCCTCGCGAACCGCATCAGACCGTGTTGTATGGCCTTGTTCAGGAGCACCTCGCGACCTACGTCGCGCACGCAGCGCGCACGTACGCGGCCCCGCTCTCGAAGTGCGTTGTCGCCGCCTTCGATGGCTACCTCGCCTGTGGCGATCTCGCGCGAGGTTTCGTCCGATGTCACTGCGATGGCTGCGGTCACGATGTGCTCGTCGCCTTCTCATGCAAGCTCCGCGGCCCCTGCCCCAGCTGCGCCTCGCGCCGGATGTGCGATGAGGCGGCGACGCTCGTCTATCGTATCTTGCCCAACGTGCCCGTCAGGCAGTGGGTCATGTCGCTTCCGTTTGAGCTGCGTGCGCTTGCGGCCAAAAGGTCCGACGTCCTCGCGGCGATGGAGCGCATCTTCGCGGAGGAGATCGCCCGCGTGACCACGCGGCTCGCGAGCATCGCCGGCGCACGGACGGGCTCGGTCGGGTTCCCTCAGAGATTCGGCTCGAGCTTGAACGTTCACGTCCATTTTCACACGCTGGCAATCGACGGCGTTTTCGAGAAGACCGCCGCTGGCAATCGACGGCGTTTTCGAGAAGACCGCCATGGGCGTGCGCTTCCACGATGCGCCGCCGCCTTCAAGAGAGCGACGCTTCTCCGCGGCGTGCGACGGGTTCGACGTGCATTGCGCGGTGCGCATCGCAGCGGATGACGGCGGTCGACGACCCGCGCGCGAGAGGCTCGTGCGGTACTGCTCCCGCCCGGCCTTCGCACTCGCTCGAATCGAGCTCCTGCCCGATGGGCGTATAGCGTACTTGCTGAAGACACCTCGGCGGGGACGCACTCACCGCGTCATGAGTCCAATGGAGTTCATGGCCCGGCTCGCGGCTTTGATTCCTCCGCCGAAGATCCCGCTTGTGAGATACCATGGCGTGTTCGCGCCTCGCTCGTCGTGGCGCTCTCTCGTGACACCCAAACCTCCGGCCCGCGCCGCGAAGTCTGAGCCGTGCGCGGGGCACGCGCCTCTGCCCGCCGCGCCCGCGCCCGCATCGCCCGCGCCCGCGTCGCCGTGCGCTCCGCCGGCGCTCTCAGCGAGGTCGCTCGCGCATGCCGAGCCCACGGTGCGAGTCGAGCCGACCCTGATCTCGGTCTTGCACTGGGGGCGGCTGCTCGAAGGGGAGTTGTTCGCAACGTCGCGCTACGTCGAGTGGGCCGTGCTCATGAAGCGTTCGTTCGGCTTCGATGCGCTCCGCTGCCCGAAATGCGAACGGAGGATGCGCGTGCTTTCCACGATCACCGACTCAGCGGTGGTGCGCCGCATCCTCGATCATCTGAACTTGCCCTCACAGCCCCGAACGGCAGCACCCGCGCGCGATCCAACGTGGGAACCGATGGCGTTCGGGTTCGACGCGGCGTAGGTGGGCACCCGGCCCGAGCCCGTCATGGCGAACGCACGTCGCGGTCCGTCGAGCCAGAGCTGCACCCAATGCACGGCGCGCGGGCCCTGCGACGGGGCGAGCGGGTGTTTGATGCGCGATAGACGGCTCGCCAGGCGCCGTTCCCGCGGGGCTTGACACGGGCGAGAGCTCTATCGTTTCCTATCCGCTTAGATGGCTGTTCCGCAGGAGTAGCCGCTCCGCGGAGCGGCGACACGGCAACCCACAGCCAAGCGCATGTCAACCATCGCATGCAGCGTGGCTGTACGATTGGACGGCCGCTACGAGAGGAGCTTGACTTTCGGATCGAGTTTGGATTTCCTAGCCTATCGAGAGGATTGGAGGAAGGCATGCAGCACGCAGGGGGCGCGGCCCCGGACATCGGCCCCGCGACCCCGGACATCGGCGCCGCGGCCCCAGACATCGGCGCCGCGACCCTGAAGCGGGTCACCCGTGGCCTGATGCCGCTCTTCTGCCTCATGTACCTGATCGCGTACATCGACCGGCAGAACGTCTCCTATGCCAAGCTGGAGATGGTGGGCGCCCTGGGCCTCACCGAAGCCGCATACGGCCTCGGCGCCTCGCTGTTCTTCCTCGGCTACTTCCTGTTCGAGGCGCCGGCCAACCTGATCCTCGTCCGCGTCGGCGCCGGGGTCTGGTTCAGCCGGATCATGGGCACCTGGGGCCTCGTCACCATCGCGCTGGGGTTCACCCAGAGCCCGGCCATGTTCTTCGTCCTGCGCTTCCTGCTGGGCGTGACGGAGGCCGGCTTCTTCCCGGGCGTGCTCTACGTCCTGACCCTCTGGTACCCGCATGCGCACCGCGCCCGCATGATCGGCGCCTTCATGATGGCCAGCGCCCTGGCCAACGCGGTGGGCTCGGTCGTCGGCGGCGCGCTGCTCGATCTCAACGGCCTCCTGGGACTGGCTGGCTGGCAGTGGGTGTTCGTGGCCACCGGCGCTCCCGCCGTCCTGCTCGCGCCCTACGTCCTCTGGCGCCTGCCGAGCCACCCCGAGCAGGCCCGCTTCCTCACCCCCGACCAGAAGGCCTGGCTCGCCAGGACCCTCGCCGCGGAGCCCCGCCAACAGGCGGAAGGCTCCCCCTGGCGGGCCTTGCTGGACATACGAGTGATGGCGCTCGCCGGCCTGTATGTCGGCTTGCCGCTCGGCGCTTACGGCCTCAGCTACTGGCTGCCCACCCTCGTGAAGGGCTTCGGCGCCTCGAACATCCAGAACGGCTTCATCAACGTCATCCCCTGGGTCTTCGTCGCCTTGGCGCTCTGGTGGGTGCCGCGCCATGCCGCCCGCAACGGCGTCAGCGCCTGGCACATCTCCGGCCCCATGCTGCTGGGCGCCGTCACCCTGGTGCTGAGCGTGGTCGTGCCGGGCGCAGCGCCCAAGTTCGCCCTGCTGTGCGTCGCCGCCGCCGCCATCTTCGCCGGCCAGCCGGTGTTCTGGAGCGTGCCCCAGAAGCTCCTCGCGGGCCCGCACGCCGCCGCTGGCATCGCCGCCATCAACTCGGTGGGCAACCTCGGCGGCTTCGTGGCCCAGAACGTGGTGCCGCGCATCTACGACGCGACCGGCAGCCAGCTCGCCCCCATGCTGTTTCTGGCCGGCTGCCTGCTCATCGCCGGCGTCAGCATCCGGGTGCTCGTCCCCCGGCTGGCAGGCTGGTAGGGCGCCGGCGGATCAGGCCTGGCGGCCGCAGGCCGCCGCCAGCATCCGCAACTTCTACCCAGCGTCCGCAAGGCCAGCGAGCGAATGTCGCGTGGCAGTGCAGTGGGCTCCGTCCGCGTGGCGGAGAGAGCGCTGACCTCGCCCGCGTCGCGCGGACGGTTCATGACGCAGTGATGGTGGTGCCGTGCGCCTGGGCAGGCCAAGCCGATAACCACGGTCCTGCACCGCAAACTCGCCCGGAAGGAGCCTCGACCAACACGCGCCCTGCGCGGACGCGCGTGGCGAGGTGTCGCCTGGCCCTTTCCCGTTCGCTTCACGCGGTGCAGGACTTCTACGCACACCCGAACTGGGTCGAGCTCGGCGACGACGTCCTCGTGGACCAGTCGCTCACCGTCACGAGGAGCTCAACAAAGACAAGAGCACCTTGCCCGGTCGCACGGCGCAGCATCGAGCGGAGAAGCCGCTCGCGATCCGACAGACACGCCATGAGTGGTGCCGACTCGATCAGCTCGCTCACGATGCGTGGGCGATGCTGGAGCCCCTGTCCGCGCAGGATCCGGAGCAGAAGGTCTGCCCATCATCGCAAGCGGGCAAGCCGCCGCCCCGCCGGACGTCCCCGTGCTCGTGGCGTCGGAGCTCGCTGGATCGAAGTCCGGGTTCTCGGGGCTGCACGCGACAGGCAGACACAGCGTGCTCATCAGGAAAAGCTCTTCATGATGAGCATTGTACACCGAGGCACTGCGCCCCTGCAGAGGGAAGTCCTCGCGTCGCGGTGCGTGGTTGCGCACAGCAGGAAAACGGCGCGATCCGATGCGGTTCGAGCGAAGGACGACCGGGGTTGCCGGCATCCACCCGGTAACCGTCGAACGGCGGCGCAGGAGCCAGCCGAGCCTCGAGAATCGCCGATGTCCGCCGTGCGGGGACCGCGAGCGGTGCTATGGTGCGCCGCACCCCGTGGTCCCCGACATGCTCCGAGCGTGACGGCTCCTCTCGGGGCGCTTCATGTCTTACACAGGGAGATCAGATTCATGCGACAGTCTTATTTTACTCTTGCAAGAGTGTTGTGTGTCGCGGGGGCGGCCCTGGCCGCCTCGGCCTGTGGAGGCGACGAGGGCGCTTATTCCGATCCGGCTCCTGACATCGAGCGCGCCGGCACGGGATCGCTGCTAGCTAGAGGACGCCTTCGACTCCCCGCCGTCCGGCGCGGGCTCGCCGGGTGACGAAGGATCCCCCGGAGGCAACGCGAGCGGGACCTGCCAGCTGCCCGACGGTCCGCGCTCGTTCGACGAGCTCAAGGGCCCGCCCGGAAGCCTGGCAGCCGATTGCGTTCCCACGTGGACCGGGGAGCAGCTGAGCTCCGGGTTCGCCGCGATCCGCGACAGCCGGCTGCTCACCGTGCCGGAGCAAGCCGAGTTTCTGCGGCGGATTCCCTGGCTCGCGGCCGACAACGGCTGCGAGGAGCGGGCCGAGGCAGCGGTCTACTTCTTCCACCAATGGGACTATCCGACGCCCTACTTTGCCAGAGTCAGGGCAAAGCCGCGCAAGCGGCTGGTCTTCCAGACAACCAACGAGCCGTCTCGAACCGTGACGTGGTCCCACCACGTCGCGCCCGTGGTCCGGGTCGGTGGACAGCTCATGATCCTGGACGTCGCCATCGATTTTGGCGATCGAGCATTGCGTAGAATTGCTTGGCAGCGGGACTGGTAGTTGCATCGCCGCACTCAGAACCACGCAACGTCAACGTTGGCGATTCGCAGTGGCCGGTACCTTCCCATACAAGCCAAAACGCAAGAGTATCGTTCTAGAGAGCGCGCAAGGTTCGCGCTTTACGGACCAACCCACAGAGCCATGTAAACGTCGTCAAGATACTCGTTTGGACCGATCTTCAGCCGCCTCGTCTTACGCCCCTCTTCGACGAACCCGAGTGATCGATAAAGCGCGATCGCGGGCTCGTTCGACGAGCGCACCTGAAGCTCGACTTTTTCAACGCGCGGGTTTGACCGCGCCCAGCGCAAGAGCGAGTTCATGAGGGCTCTGCCAACGCCTTGGCGTTGATGGCCTTCGTGAACGGCGATCATCAGCCTGACGACGTGCGACGTCGCGGCAAGTGAGAGCGGTTCCAAGAACGCATGCCCGACGACCGTGCCCGCGTGTTCGGCGACGAGATAGATGCCGCCGCAGCGATCGTCGAGCTCGACTATCTTCTTTCGAAGGTCGTCGTCGACGATTTCGTCGGGCATCGAGGCGAGCTTCCCCGGAACGCTCGCGATCGCGCGCTCGGCTGCCGCGAGCAGCGGCGCGTCCTCCGGCCGTGCTTCTCGGATCAAAGGCACATCGAACCCCATGACGTTCTCTTATCACTCGACGGGGCCGGTTGCAGACGCCGTCACGCGGAGAGCTCGTCCGCTCGCAGCACATCGCGAGGTCAGGAGCCCGTCGCTAGAATGCCGAAGCCTTGCATGCCGAAGCCATGCCCGTGCGCCAGCAGACACCGCCCGGCGGAGACCGGCGCGCCGCCGTCCCCGGCGCGCCCGGTCGGCTCGCCTGCCTGAGGTCCCCGTGATCCGGGCCGCTCGCCCCGAGGAGGCTGAGCTCCTCGGCGCGCTCGCCCTCCGCTCCAAGGTGCACTGGGGCTACACGCGCGAGTTCATGGAGGCGTGCCGCGCGGAGCTCTCGATCTCGCCGGCGTACGTGGCGCGGCATCCGACCTTCGTCCTGGTGCGCGGAGACGATCGGCCGCCATCTCCGACAGTGCCGGCCAAGGCCAAGACAGTTCGGTTTCCGCGGATCTCCGCACCTGTCCTATCCGGGCGCCTCGTCAATGCGGCTTGCTACCGTCGGCGCGACCTTTCTCTCCCCTCCGGTGCTGGCACCAGGCCGAGCAGCCGACCGATCGCCTCGTGAACGATCCGCGCCGCGTCCTCATCCCCAAGGGCGACGGCGCGGTTCAGGGGGCCGGCGAGCGAGGCAACCACGAGGGCCCGAGGCGACGCGTCGGCCGACGCGAGCTTCCCAGGATCGAGGCTCGCCGGTTGGGCCCGGGTTGGGCCCAACCCCACCGACGGGCAGCGATCCGTCGTCACGCCTCCCGTGGGCCCCCGGGTCGAGTACCTCTTCGCCGATTCCATCACGTCGCTGACCCAGGACGAGTCGGGCGTCGACGTCACGTTCCTCAAGGCTGCGCCTCGCCGCCTCGAGCTGGTGGTTGGCTTCCAGTCAGATGCCGGCCCCGCGCACCAGAAGGACCATCCCCGTCCCCATCACGGCGGCGCCGGCATAGCGCAGCCCCCGCGACAGGGACTCTCGACCGGCGGCGAGCTCGCCGAGGACGAGACCGCACAGATGAAGCACGGTCGTGCTCAGCAGAAAGCCCATGGCATACAGCGCCGGGCTGACCGCATGAGGCATCTCCAGGCCGTGGGCATGTCCGTGAAAGACACCGAACATCGCCACGCATCCGGAGAGCAGGAACGGTGAGGAGCCACGGGTCGTGGTGACGATGCCGAGACCGAGCGCCGCGACCGACGCCGCGATGCAAAGCTCGCCCAGGCGCATGGGCCATCGCGCCATCCCCAGGAGGCCACCGACCAGCATCGCGGCGACGAACGTGGCGGGGATCCGGAGGAGGTGCTTTCCGCCGAGCTGCGAGCTGACGACACCGACGCTCACCATCGCGAGCAGGTGGTCCGCGCCGAACACGGGATGGAAGAGGCCCTTCAGAAATCCCGCATCGGCGCCGCCCGGGTGCGCCCAGCTCACGGAGGGCCACGAGACGAGCATGGCGACGAGCAGGGCGCGCGCGCCGGGACAAGAAGCCCATCCCATCGTGTTTTGGATCGTGGATTTCATGAAGCGCCTCTCCTCGTCAGGCGTTCGCCACGCGCGCTGCCGTCGATGCAGGATCGCTGTGGAAGAGCTTGTAGGCGAGCGCCGCGAGCAAGAGCTCGGTACCTGCGATGAGCACGTTCGGGTAGAGCGGGATGCCAGCGACGACCGGGAGCGGCACGTCGGGTCCCGCGAGCAGGCTGGTCCCCGGGATGAGCCACGTAATGTAGAAGAAGGGCGTCCAGATGATGACGACGATCCAGGCCGCCACGTTGAACCCGACCTGCGGCTCCATGGACCGCCGCCACACCATCCACAATCCGACGATCGTCACGCCACACAGGATGAGCAGCATGAGGGCGTCATGAAAGCGCGCATGCTCATGCCATGCAGGGTTGAACAGGTGGGTTTTATTCCAGTCCACGCCGACAGCGACGGTGGCGCCGCTCGCCAGAACGAACGTGAGAACGACTCTTCCCAGGGTACTTCGGTTCATGGTGATAGGCTCCTGACTCTCGTTTGGTTGAAATAGCCCGATTCCCTCATCGGCGCAGCCACCCTGCGTTGAAATTCATAGTAACTTGCTTCTTCGCGGTCTGGATCGCTTCGCGCGGCGATGCGGTGGAGCTGATGATGTTCCCGGGGATGAGCACGATCTCGGGAGCGTCGACGCGCCCTGCCGCGCTGGCGTCATTGAGCCGGCGGGCACGATCGATCCGCTGTGACGAGCCACCCATTTCCCGCACACCGGTGACTCCGTTGGCTATCAGCATTGCCAGTAGGTGGCGGGCGCGTCGGCCAGGAAGACCATAGCCGCCCATTCACAAGAATAACAATATATTGATCCAATCGATCGATTTGATCTGCTGATTGATCCATGGTACGGTCGAATGTCGTGGACCTACGACACCTTCGCTATTTTCTGGCCGTCGCCGAAGAACGCCATTTTGGCCGCGCCGCGCAGCGACTGCACATCGTTCAGCCGGCGCTGAGCATGCAGATTCGGGCGCTCGAAAGCGAGATCGGCGGCGCGCTGTTCGTGCGGACGAGTCGGCGCGTGGAGCTGACCGAAGCCGGCGCATTGCTGGTCGTC
The DNA window shown above is from Sorangium aterium and carries:
- a CDS encoding family 43 glycosylhydrolase; translation: MFNDTFCKDTSGTPIYSQGGGVLQVGDTYYWYGVQYRGARSYVDNPVKNGDTTFEGITTYSSKDLVNWKHEATDKPADVGSWFGRLGVAYNENTRKYVLVAQAWVGGDANSVYFATSDSPAGGFVYEHVQANPPGIANGGTGDQTIFQDDDGQAYMISSSQKGRSNRYISPLRASDFLQVEQAIPVYRGGGREGNCMFKHEGTYYFCSSDLHGWNTSATYCVSATNIRGPWSEEFVMKNTELDYSHVTQTGFFVHVYGTEQTTIIYAGDRWADFAGNGIGFNQWVPLSFRGGEPYFHSLSAWTLNATTGRWAVALENNWVLNPTFEADRITVSTPVGWSASNGSNSQDGRTGRWSWQLNGTASLSQSVADLPNGTYTLEVWAKSNGAGAELYIQNYGGAGKIAPIPESTSWSRVTISDIAVSDGRVEFGVTSSGQTVKVDDFTLIAASD
- a CDS encoding transposase; protein product: MSLPFELRALAAKRSDVLAAMERIFAEEIARVTTRLASIAGARTGSVGFPQRFGSSLNVHVHFHTLAIDGVFEKTAAGNRRRFREDRHGRALPRCAAAFKRATLLRGVRRVRRALRGAHRSG
- a CDS encoding MFS transporter is translated as MQHAGGAAPDIGPATPDIGAAAPDIGAATLKRVTRGLMPLFCLMYLIAYIDRQNVSYAKLEMVGALGLTEAAYGLGASLFFLGYFLFEAPANLILVRVGAGVWFSRIMGTWGLVTIALGFTQSPAMFFVLRFLLGVTEAGFFPGVLYVLTLWYPHAHRARMIGAFMMASALANAVGSVVGGALLDLNGLLGLAGWQWVFVATGAPAVLLAPYVLWRLPSHPEQARFLTPDQKAWLARTLAAEPRQQAEGSPWRALLDIRVMALAGLYVGLPLGAYGLSYWLPTLVKGFGASNIQNGFINVIPWVFVALALWWVPRHAARNGVSAWHISGPMLLGAVTLVLSVVVPGAAPKFALLCVAAAAIFAGQPVFWSVPQKLLAGPHAAAGIAAINSVGNLGGFVAQNVVPRIYDATGSQLAPMLFLAGCLLIAGVSIRVLVPRLAGW
- a CDS encoding protein-glutamine glutaminase family protein codes for the protein MPEQAEFLRRIPWLAADNGCEERAEAAVYFFHQWDYPTPYFARVRAKPRKRLVFQTTNEPSRTVTWSHHVAPVVRVGGQLMILDVAIDFGDRALRRIAWQRDW
- a CDS encoding GNAT family N-acetyltransferase, with product MGFDVPLIREARPEDAPLLAAAERAIASVPGKLASMPDEIVDDDLRKKIVELDDRCGGIYLVAEHAGTVVGHAFLEPLSLAATSHVVRLMIAVHEGHQRQGVGRALMNSLLRWARSNPRVEKVELQVRSSNEPAIALYRSLGFVEEGRKTRRLKIGPNEYLDDVYMALWVGP
- a CDS encoding HupE/UreJ family protein; this encodes MKSTIQNTMGWASCPGARALLVAMLVSWPSVSWAHPGGADAGFLKGLFHPVFGADHLLAMVSVGVVSSQLGGKHLLRIPATFVAAMLVGGLLGMARWPMRLGELCIAASVAALGLGIVTTTRGSSPFLLSGCVAMFGVFHGHAHGLEMPHAVSPALYAMGFLLSTTVLHLCGLVLGELAAGRESLSRGLRYAGAAVMGTGMVLLVRGAGI
- a CDS encoding DUF6640 family protein gives rise to the protein MNRSTLGRVVLTFVLASGATVAVGVDWNKTHLFNPAWHEHARFHDALMLLILCGVTIVGLWMVWRRSMEPQVGFNVAAWIVVIIWTPFFYITWLIPGTSLLAGPDVPLPVVAGIPLYPNVLIAGTELLLAALAYKLFHSDPASTAARVANA